The window TGATGTTATCATCAAAGCAATATTTACCATATGTACCTCATCCTgtgataatttataaagtagCAACGAATCTATGAGTTCAGCAAATTTGCAATTACCTACTTTagaattttaagtatataaacagTCAATAGTAGTGTGTTGAAtattatattcatatgatttaaaagcttttacaaatttttatttttaaacataaaccaaaaactttATGAAAGTAAATATCCATTCAGGTTCTCAACCACTTCAAATACCACCAacaccaaaaaaatttaatcaagtgcacgaaaactataatatatttaaaactacaataaatacattagttaatgaaaaatcctttttaaaaaaatattgtggatgcatacataaatattaagagaaatgtataaaaggaaataaaagtaacaataacttgaagaaaaaaatatataagactcaaaatatttatgatttgtggtataagatatattcaacttattgtcacaaaaaaccttaaaaaaatacatattttaagaaCACTAAAACTCactttaaaattttgagaaattaGGAGTTATACCAACAAAGTATAGCATATTTAACAACCTACCAAACGACACTGTTTGGAAACTCTCGTCAAATGTTTAAGACATTTATACCCCTATAAGCCTTCTACGTCAAATAGCTGTTCTTTAGCCGAAATCATATGGGGCGATTCTGAAATCTTTGACGTGGATTCGGAAAGATTTTATAGTCACTGTTCGCATATATGGAAATCTTCATGTGTCAGAGACGAACAAGGAAGGAAGTAATCTATTACACAGACTCTCTATCTATCTTCCCATTTCTCTTCATCTCTCACTtccagaaaaagaaaaaaaaatcccaatTGCAAATCAAAAACCCTAGAAAACAACTCTGTATAGTTATAATGGAGAACGAGAGGTCGACAGCTCCGCCGTGTACTATACCGGAGAGAATATTCAAGGCTGGCAAAGAACCAACTCGGGTGAGGGTGACACCTTATCACAAACCGTTTGGTATCAAGCAAATTCTAAACGCTCTTGAGCCCGAAGAAATCGAGAAAATACGAGCTTCTCCTTTCGGTAAATTTGTAGAGCTTGCTGATAAGCCTTCATTCTCTGGTCGATTCGGTCGCTATATCATCTCAAGACAGTTGAAAGTTTCCTGCTACTCAATTCAACTCACATATCTCAAACCACATATAATCAATTCCCTGTTTTTCAAAGTTATATTGTCTGTATACAGAATCTTGTATGACCGTTTATATTAGCTTAATACCATACATTAGATACATAAACTTATCGGATTAGCCGGTTGCAACACATCagattcataaaattatttgattagcCGGTTACAAAGCATCAGATACATAGACTTATTAGATTATATTAACAGGTTAGGACGCATCAGATACGGAAACTTATTAGATTAGCTGTTTACAAAGCATCGGATACATAGACTTATTAGATTAACCGGTTAAGACACATCGGAAATGAAAACTTATTAGATTAGCCGGTTATTTTTGTAGATATCTGACATTTAATTATTGTTGGCGACCCTTATTGTTTAGACCATGTTATTAAACCAAAACAATTAACATATCCTTAGGATATGTAGTAGCTCCCGTGCTTGTTTTCTAAATTGTATAACCgtaaatttgaataatttacGGATATTTATTTTACTTGAGAGTTTTCATATTATATGTGAAATGTCCCAGTCTATTTTTCCTTTATCAATGTGATATGCAATGACAATATTAGTTGTCTTCATACTGTAAATAAACTTTGATACATCTGCTGCCATCGACATTTAGCTATACAAAAAGTGTTATTATgatgtttatcctttgaaaacATGCACCTAAGTCATATGATCTGATCATGTTACTAACTTTGTTGATGTTTCTTGAAAGCTTTTTACATAGACATAACATGTGTCTTAACCGGTTAATCTAATTAGTCTATGTATCTGATGCTTGTAACCGGCTAACCTAATAAGTTTCTGTATCCGATGCATCTTAACCGGTTAATCTAATAAGTCTATGTATCTTATGCTTTGTAACCGgctaatcaaataattttatgaatctGATGTGTTGAAACCGGCTAATCCAATAAGTTTCCGTTTTCGATGTGTCTTAACCGATTAATCTAATAAGTCTATGTATTCGATTTAATAACATGGTCTAGACATCACATATTAGATAagcattattatttttgaagacATGGCATTCCAAATCGCTCAGCACACCACCTCAATCGCCTCCCATCCCCCTTCTACTACATATTTTATAGATGGGTTGTTTGCAGGTGACTTTGTTATGACCTATCACTTTGCATCTGCTGCAAACAATAAAAACTGATGTAACATATCTGACTAAAATACACGTATATCTTTCCGTgctgcatttttttttcttcttttatctcTATTTTTCTACCTTTTCACATCCTAAAGTAAAGTCATCGTGGTGACAAGTTTTCAAAACTGTTGTCTGGCTGATATACATTGTACCTGCAGTACCAAAACTATTGTTCCAGTAATATCATTTTTACACATATAgctaacaattttaaaataataaaaagaattaCTGTACTGTGGTTCATTGTTCTAGAGCGTTTAGCATGCCAAGGTTTTGACTGATAAAATCTCGCTCACCAATTCACACAGGAAAGCTAAGAGGATCGTTGTGACAGCTTGGCACTCTTCGAATGTAGGAAGAATCACACGAATCACACAGAAGCTGGTGAAGTAGATGACATCGTTAATCGAAATCATACAACATCTGGTTTGGATTTTGATTGCTTCCAATCTGATTTGGGCATAGGTCGATATGCTCAAGATTTATGAGAAGAAACAAAGTGCACAACGTGCAACGACATGTACATATCCGGCGCTAAGGATCCCACCATCATCTTTGACGAAATCTTATCAGAGATTGAAACGAAAGAGGAAGATATATCGAAAGCTCCACATTTTTTTCATAGTCATTGTCTCTTTTGTCTCCTTTGCACAAATATTTGTATGTATGGAAACTAAATCTTCCAAAGGATTTGATATTGAGTTCCACCGTTTCTGATAGTAAATGCGTGAATGGGGAAGTGATCTCTCAATGTTACTGTAACTCTTAACCCTTCTGGGGAACACAAAAAATCTAGAACATATATTTGCAAATCTTTTTGATATCTCACAAAATCTATTTGCCAGCTATATAACCTACAACACAAACACGGTGAAAACCCATCGCCAACTGGTAAGGGCTTTAAATGTCATTTTGCACATAACTTATCTACCACAAAATCCACTTTTACACTGTTGTAGGTATTTAGTTAATTTCGTGGTCTTTTATGGTTTTTGACTAAATTATCTCtaaaatttttaacattttaagaaaaactataaatcaataatattaatataaaattttatcccAAAAACTCAGCACTTAAtgcataaataaaaaacaaacaaaccataaACCCTATAATCCAAAGCATTATTCTAAATCAAACCTTAAACTCAACCTAAACCAAACGTTAAACCTTTTCTATTgactaaaaccctaaatcctacctaaccctaaaccctacataaaccTAGACCTtaaccctatctaaccctaaaccctacataaacctaaccctaaaccattcatactaactaaaccctaaacctatatAATTGTaaacctacctaaccctaaacgtaaaccctacctaaccctaaaccctatttaaccctaaacccttcctaaccctaaaaccctacataaaccctaaccctaaaccctagctaaccctaaccctaaaccccacctaccctaaaccctactaaccctaaacccacctaccctaaaccctacctaaccctaaaccctaaccctacataaccctaaaccctactaaccctacctaacctaaaccctactaaccttaaaccctactaaccttaaaccctactaaccctaaaccctttctaaccctaaaccctaccgaaccctaaaccctacctaaccctaaatcctacctaccctaaatcatttttaaccctaaaccctaactaaCTTTAAACcccttctaaccctaaacctgacctaaccctaaaccttacctaaccctaaatcctacctaatcctaaaccctttctagcctTAAATCCTAttaaccctactaaccctaaaccttttctaaccctaaatcatgctaaccctaaaccctatctaaccctaaaccctaccgaaccctaaaccctaccaaacctaaaccctacctaaccctaaaccccttctaaccctaaacctgacctaaccctaaaccctgcctaaccctaaatcctacctaaccctaaaccctttctagcctTAAATCcaactaaccctaaaccctactaaccctaaatcctttttaaccctaaaccctacttaattctaaaccctacctaaccctaaccctacataaccctaaaccctactaaccctaaaccctaccttaccctaaaacctttctaaccctaaaccctttctagccctaaaccctactaaccctaaaccctactaaacctaaaccctactaaccctaaaccctacataaccctaaactgtacctaaccctaaaccctacctaaccttaaaccctacctaccctaaaccctttttaaccctaaaccctgctaaccctaaaccctgcctaaacctaaccctaaaaccctacctaaacctaacCATAAATCCCGCTAAAACTCTAccaaccctaaacactaaaaaataatctcaaaacttaaagctaaaaaaacctaaactctaccgctatgtaatttgttgttgtgatattcaaataACAAATTACATAGCGGATTTTAAATCTTACATCCGTTATTTTAATtgccaaaatattttgaaagttgtattttatgaataaaaaaagtaaattttattttaataacgttaaattttgttaaaatagaatgaaaaactattatcataaataaataaagaattttgatgAGATTTGAAAATCTTCGAATCgataacaattaattagtaatatttcaaaaacccttaaactattatagcagtagaatctcaaaaaaaaaattaaagttctcaaacatttatttgccaataaccatccttaaatctttgctgattcacaaaaaataatattttttacgtaaattggaaacaagttttattttttgactagagacccaagtttaaattataccactaaaatattttaatatttaattattcagaaataacaagttaatgttcttaaaataataaccattcttaaatctttgctcattcaaaaaaataatattctttacataaattggaaacaagttttgtttttttgactagagacccaagtttaaattataccactaaaatattttaatatttaattgttcagaaatatatatatctatactaataaaggAGAGTTTTCTCCCACCTTAAGCCGCCACGTCACCATATAGCATAGGGCGTTTTAGGACACCTGGCATCACTCTATTTACGTTTTCCGCTTTCGGGCTTCAGCTTTCGTATACAAAAGTTAAATTATGGGTTTGCAACAAATAAGCAAATCCAAAATGGATCTGCAAAATCAGACGTGATATCAAATAGCCCACTACATCTTCCTTCTTCTTGGACTTCATCTTCTCTATGATAGAAGTTCTCATCTTTCCCACACCGAAACCAAACCAGAGCGATACGTAACGCTTATCATTGAGAGTTTGAGACTACTCATTAAGTTTCACCATTAACTCACTCTGTAAAACTCTCCCACTACGTCGAATTTCGTTATTTCTCTCCCCAACTCCTTTGCAAACCCCTAATTTTCTATTCTATAAATAGTGATGGAACCATCTCCTAATTTCACTGATTCACCAGATTCATTACCATTTTGTTCTTACTAAAAGAGCCTGCAACAATGGTGGAATCCTCATTGAGAGTCTCAATTGTCTCTCCCTTGCCATCTCTCCCACTACACTAATATTAATTACTTTTTCCCATCACCCCTTtgcaaaaccctaatttctcagaTTATAAATAAAGGTTGAAAACCTCCAAATCTCATTGCTTCACCATATTCTTTATACTGGAACCTGTGACGATGGTGACCTCTCCAATCCAGCTTTCCAATTTGAAGACTGGCGATGCTTCTCAGACGGTGGTGACACGTCTCCTTGCTCACATATATCCACGTTCTTTATCTAGAACTTCCTTGATCTGCAGAGAAGCCTTTCTTGCCATGGCAGCATAATATTACTTGGTCTCTTTGATATTCATTTGTAATAATTAGctcttattgttgttgttgatgttcCGTATATTGCAGTCAAGAGATTGAAGTAGCAGAGAAGAGATAAATTTTGCTGTAGAGTCAGCATTTTAGGCCGTATTCGTCGCAAGAATCTATTGAGTGCAACAGCTTACTGTGCGGAAGGACGAGAACGACTCATTGTAAGTCTTCAGGACCAAAATGGTTTATATACTTATTGAAAATTATCTTCCATTTGAAATGTCGAGTTGTTTTCCATATTGTTGTGTTTTATACAAATAGTATTGGTGTTCTTTTGCTAGAGCAGGTGCCTGGTACGAGACCTGTAGACAGGCTGAAACGAACAACAAAACAAGGTCTAACGAATGGTTTTACCTTCTGGTTTACCAGAAGAAGATCAATAGCTAATTGGGAAGTATGTAGACGAGGAGCTGGAAAGGGTAATTTTAGTATGAGATATGTGTGTTTAGAATGAGGCAGAGAATAGACCAACAATGTCTGAGGTTGTGGATATGCTGATGAATAATCTATGGAGAAAATGGGTTATCTTCACATCTATTTCCCTTTGGGAAGAGTCTACTATAAAATCTATTACCTTTTTAAAAATTCTCAAGTGTcgtggtttttttttaattagtaataaatcATCTTTCAATCATCTTTCAATTATCTTTAGTTCTATTTCTCCTATTTAAACTTTCAAATTTCTTTAGCTCTATTTATCCTTTTTCTACTCTACATGGTGGTTGTTGTTTCAATTAGTAATGCAAATCATTTTCAGAACAAAGATTTACATCACGTGGATCTGTAATTGCAATGCTTATGAAACCGTGGCTACAGATAAATTTTGTACTTTCCAATGACACCCGTAAACAACATGCTAAGCTCGCAACACAATGAATAATAAAGTAATAAActgaaaataatcaaatctcaaTTATACAACCAGAAATTCACAAACCATTAAGcatttagtttacaaaaaaggAGTTCCCAACCGAATTTCTTAAGCACACAAGATTTAAAACAATAACATTGAAAAAGACACGACCATCGTTGCGCCCAAGGTACGTATTGGCCACTCCGCGTCTGCAAGTGACAGTTTGAAACATTTTGCAAGTCAAAATTAGAGCTAAGATAAGGTTCACGGCAATAATAACAATGATACGTTAAACGTCGTCGACAATTACTATCCCGACACATAACAAGCAGCTTCAAACTTTAATTGAACTGTAAAGTTGCAGGGTAACTATCCGCCTCCCAAATGAATCATTCTAATGCATACTGTAAATGCAATGAGATTGGCATAAGACAACCAATAATTAACTTACTGGATTCATGATTCCTATGAAGACAAAATATTTAACTAATACTCCCACAATGATGCCCCCAATAAATTATCACATCTTTGATATAGATATATAATCACAACAAATACAAACATTTTCACTTTTCCTTATGAAAACATCAACTTTACtgtatgtttaaattttaaataaattaatttattatgattttgagttttttattttatttttattaaattgacCAGTTACAATCACTTATGTTGTTTTACTTTGAACTAAACAACTCTTAAAAAAAGTAATACACGATGTTTGTTAATCACTATAAAATGGATCAAAAAATATCATTctcttttaacatatttttattttcacatttttgaacatattttatatattaagaccagaaaataaattgtaaatttatttaaaaataaaacatacgaacccggcgcgtagcgccggaaaaccactagtatttatatattcgaGAGTATACAATGCATAGATGATACTAAACTGATCGCAAGaattctttttggaaaacaCAATATAACTAGTATAGTATTCaaagaatttttcaaaaatttaggaaaatttttaagcccgcatcgcgggcaaaacaTCTAGTATACCTatatacctatatatatatacaatcttTGTTACTATTTGAATCGCACCGCACTTATCCCACCGTTGTCCCGTATGTTACCATTCGTATCCTTAATGGTTCTTGAGTATCTATCAAGAAATAAAtcgttaatattttttaaaaatataaaagaatgaCGATATAGACGTCAAATCTTAAAGAATAAAGAGAATTTCACTAAAGCATTGAGTGGATTCGCCCTATCGGGTCTGATAGTTGAAGTGAGAGCATAGAGATGAAAACCCGAAAGAAAGTATATAATGTATAATAAGCCAAACAGAATGATAAGAGCTCACAACAAAACTTGAAgatgttttaccaaaaaaaaaaaaaaacttgaagatGAGATAAGTCACATGAACATCACAACAGCCAAACTAGCTAGACTCTCTTCTTAAAAAGTTGAAATCCTCCACATGGTCTACAAAGACTTCAACGCTACTAACATCCTCACCAAAACCTTGGATTTCAACACTCCTGAGGGCGTTCTTTTCGGGATTGaagtagaaaacataaaaaggtTTAAATGTATCGATCATAGACAAAACAAATTCACCTCTAGTGGTCATTCCAGCAACGGTAAAATCGTGGAGTTTAATGTCATCATTCTCAGGCAAAGTATAGACATATTCCGACCATTCTTGTTTCCCGACATCATGTAGAACCCACATACGCAACTCAATGGCACCACTGTCATTAAGATTCCCAGTAATCCCACCTAATTTACCCTTATAGTTTATCAATCGGAGAGTTTGATGATGATTGTAAAAGCATTGTGCTTCAATAACCTTGAACTCCTCATACCTAACATCAAAACAAACTATTTCAAGTACTCCTTTTGAGTACCTTGCACGAACTAGGTAGTATATAACTCCACTGATGCATATTCCTTCGGACAAATATAAGTAGTATTTTGGACAACAGATGTCACTCCTCCACCCAAGTTTGGGAACTCCTAATGTCAAAATTATATGACGATGAGTTGCAGAAGAATAACGAAAATGCTCCAGCAATATCTTGAATTGTTTGTCAATTGGATCAAACCCTAAAAAAGCTGTTGACGGAAAGTACATGATCACTTTAGGTAACTCCGCATACTGTCCCGTGATAGGATTACATATCAGAGTCATTGCTTCCTCCCCTGAGCAGCCCTTTCCACGGAAACATATCAAACCAGATGCATAGCTACAACGTTCTGAAGGGAACGTCGTATGATAATCGGCGGCTACTACAAGAGACGACTTGTCATAAGGAATTTGAGGCTGTGAGGACGAGTAAAAGTGTAGTttatcttcctcttcctcttcctcaccAACGCTGTGGACAACAAATAAGAGACGTGGTCGAGTAGATGACCTGGTCAAGTACAACTCTTTGAAATATGGACTACTAAGCATGGATCGCCATAGCTTGGACACGCAATGAAACCTCCCTACTGATTTTGAAGGCAATCTCGAGAATATCTCTAGAATGAGATCTATTGGGATGGAATCTGAATTTTCTGCTCTATTCATGATCGCTTTCTTATAAGCCGATGATGAGACTGAGAGCCAGAGAGGTATATGTAGAGAGGTCAACGTACAC is drawn from Brassica rapa cultivar Chiifu-401-42 chromosome A05, CAAS_Brap_v3.01, whole genome shotgun sequence and contains these coding sequences:
- the LOC103867080 gene encoding F-box protein At3g57590-like, encoding MNRAENSDSIPIDLILEIFSRLPSKSVGRFHCVSKLWRSMLSSPYFKELYLTRSSTRPRLLFVVHSVGEEEEEEDKLHFYSSSQPQIPYDKSSLVVAADYHTTFPSERCSYASGLICFRGKGCSGEEAMTLICNPITGQYAELPKVIMYFPSTAFLGFDPIDKQFKILLEHFRYSSATHRHIILTLGVPKLGWRSDICCPKYYLYLSEGICISGVIYYLVRARYSKGVLEIVCFDVRYEEFKVIEAQCFYNHHQTLRLINYKGKLGGITGNLNDSGAIELRMWVLHDVGKQEWSEYVYTLPENDDIKLHDFTVAGMTTRGEFVLSMIDTFKPFYVFYFNPEKNALRSVEIQGFGEDVSSVEVFVDHVEDFNFLRRESS